One window of the Rhinoraja longicauda isolate Sanriku21f chromosome 2, sRhiLon1.1, whole genome shotgun sequence genome contains the following:
- the znf804b gene encoding G patch domain-containing protein 8 isoform X2, with product MGKERMKMQVDYESDVAEQTSATERKQSEQLKQKYKDAGKEKAIAKALEDLKANFYCELCDKQYHKHQEFDNHINSYDHAHKQRLKELKQREFARNVASRSRKDEKKQEKALKRLHQLAELRKQSECAPGSGPMFRPATVAIGHHLKEAAGGSSAKGRENGRKGNTRNSFIREEVLRRTQGNSVQCPPCGNQCIHGDSPSQIQGRLGLKPLSLFTKQNSPCIPIQKGSVSFSFYKKAPLKLESSASVFNDTLEEKQYEQEPQSHKVKATAEAEISEGGAGIDNTADTENNDRTKQSQIFSGTGTNPFARVKKLKALMLKENKDEAEKEYYCYSPTHCKRKTNVPFLFLMKSLKKADLDKVVAHSDNIGESQIDGSDVKCSIAPEIGNEKVGIADAKKTVAAHFNSPAQQQTNTQEEGNTLDQSVCRMKGEEPSELNEKLTESILPEKGKLSRVEPLVRSHLKTEPFLPVLSRDESTRLQWPSELLLFTQTEPSLSYSCNPLYFDFKLSRNKNRESGTTEWEDNKDCQQNTAITIEEDNGSGTTTGRTRSLEKEQGPNMGKSAGSHKSKKRKNHNRSSKKSKQKSDSGHVRKKKKKHNGRKITEPEPKDIEESLKEGNNSKLILKRSSEAVCSSAGEELEQVSSSVINKQSVPPLHLINKKLEAPSGGPLNISQGSCEDQKAHKSRHDSLNSNDSDSAEEHHNNCHKSFPHCSFEDDSRSNRTACRKSRSYSSSQRSSFRSSSDTSSDHSRTSHRSRHYSDRSSDYSTRSRSQYCSKRHRRSHYQCHSRHKKKKHSHSSNSSLSSDDDHYHRKRDGSQSRNRGSALTRTQMSTTGRLHSRNRKSRSRQLHSRSRSRYRSRSRHGRSRQESSRGSSLRRSCSRNKENCRQEISDEKLSRSLSKGSVYHMKSSHCNRDLHEVQRGSGKHQGIIKNEGTLQNYSPISPGLFHRNMNIGCSIPPLKKLIQDKKESCIAKHILENGQCEDNDGKTVTTESASSTMGLKLKDSPQGYFDPQLPISMDNVTLWSLIGKLTATKKVGAKKDDISKGAEPEQSEWSGNESQSTGSHEESLQCKEVNETKMDIEQSSLCNPIEAAEEEKLGLTIYQVQAAKESVTPDPEEMSNVVSSTADVFTDGSTADKEKNPRMTFYDSSDISSVPLGEIMFDYYGTNSQSVDEMDPQFKECSKSISPPLASQPIIFLPEEVEKYSKLQLQAQQHIQQQLLAKQVKTFPPSAAAVTFTPVPAFQPVSLHQPSTSAASSVTTVHHTLLQHHAAASLTAALHPSAHHQAMAQLHHIIQPHVAPFSFSPIAQAIFPAHPAAFLATHPLHFIPAATIHPAHLALHPLPHTALCPTLFAPHPASAAAAASAIHLHPFLHPLFPGHDLQHRPGPST from the exons AGGCTGAAAGAACTAAAGCAAAGAGAATTTGCTCGCAATGTAGCTTCGAGATCAAGGAAAGATGAAAAGAAACAGGAAAAGGCGCTCAAACGTCTTCACCAGCTTGCAGAGCTGCGGAAACAGTCGGAATG tgcTCCAGGAAGTGGCCCCATGTTCAGGCCAGCGACAGTAGCTATTGGCCATCATCTGAaagaagctgctggaggatccaGTGCCAAAGGTAGAGAAAACGGAAGAAAGGGCAACACTCGAAACTCCTTCATAAGAGAAGAGGTACTGAGAAGAACTCAGGGAAATAGTGTGCAATGTCCTCCATGTGGTAATCAGTGCATCCATGGTGACTCTCCGTCACAGATACAAGGGCGGTTAGGCTTAAAGCCCCTTAGTCTCTTCACAAAGCAAAACAGCCCTTGCATCCCCATTCAGAAGGGGAGCGTCTCCTTTTCATTTTACAAAAAAGCTCCACTGAAGTTGGAGTCATCTGCTTCAGTTTTCAATGACACCCTTGAAGAGAAGCAATATGAGCAAGAACCACAGAGCCATAAAGTGAAAGCTACAGCTGAAGCAGAGATCTcagagggaggggcggggataGATAACACTGCAGACACTGAAAATAATGACCGAACCAAACAGTCCCAGATTTTCAGTGGCACTGGGACCAATCCATTCGCAAGGGTTAAGAAGCTGAAGGCTCTTATGTTAAAGGAAAACAAGGACGAAGCTGAGAAGGAGTATTATTGCTATAGTCCTACACATTGCAAACGCAAGACCAATGTACCCTTCTTGTTTCTTATGAAATCACTGAAGAAGGCAGACTTGGACAAAGTGGTAGCTCATAGTGATAACATTGGTGAGTCTCAGATTGATGGCTCCGATGTGAAATGTTCCATTGCCCCAGAAATTGGGAATGAAAAGGTCGGGATTGCAGATGCCAAGAAAACGGTTGCAGCGCATTTTAATTCTCCTGCTCAGCAGCAGACAAACACACAAGAGGAAGGGAACACACTGGATCAGTCTGTTTGCAGGATGAAAGGCGAGGAGCCATCAGAGTTGAATGAAAAACTGACTGAGTCCATATTGCCTGAGAAAGGAAAGTTAAGCAGGGTGGAGCCACTAGTCAGGTCGCATCTCAAGACTGAACCTTTTCTTCCAGTACTAAGTAGAGATGAATCAACGCGACTTCAATGGCCATCCGAGCTTTTACTCTTTACACAGACAGAACCATCTCTATCATACAGCTGCAACCCTTTgtattttgattttaaattatcaagaaataaaaacagagagagTGGTACCACAGAGTGGGAAGACAATAAGGACTGTCAACAAAATACAGCCATTACCATTGAAGAAGATAATGGGTCAGGCACAACTACGGGACGAACTAGAAGTCTGGAAAAAGAGCAAGGTCCAAACATGGGGAAATCAGCAGGATCACACAAATCAAAGAAAAGAAAGAATCACAACCGATCCAGCAAAAAATCAAAGCAGAAATCAGACTCTGGCCATGTgaggaagaaaaagaaaaaacatAATGGGAGAAAAATCACCGAGCCAGAACCAAAGGATATTGAAGAAAGTTTGAAAGAAGGAAATAATTCAAAATTGATCCTAAAACGATCTTCAGAGGCTGTGTGCAGCAGTGCTGGTGAAGAACTGGAACAAGTCAGCAGCAGTGTTATCAATAAGCAATCTGTTCCTCCTCTCCATTTAATCAACAAAAAGCTGGAAGCACCAAGTGGTGGTCCTTTGAATATTTCCCAAGGATCATGTGAAGATCAAAAAGCACACAAATCCAGACATGACAGCCTAAACTCCAATGACAGTGATAGCGCTGAGGAACACCACAATAATTGCCATAAATCATTTCCTCACTGTAGTTTTGAAGATGATTCACGAAGTAATAGAACTGCTTGTCGAAAATCCAGAAGCTATTCATCTTCACAACGTTCATCGTTTAGGTCATCCTCTGACACTTCAAGTGACCACAGTAGAACTAGTCACAGAAGCAGGCATTATTCTGATAGATCCAGTGATTACAGCACCAGAAGCCGGTCTCAGTACTGTTCAAAAAGACATCGTAGGTCACATTACCAGTGTCATTCCAGACATAAAAAGAAAAAGCACAGCCATTCATCAAATTCTTCATTATCTTCCGATGATGATCATTACCATAGGAAAAGAGATGGCAGTCAGAGCAGAAATCGAGGCAGCGCCCTAACTCGGACCCAGATGAGCACAACAGGCCGATTGCACAGCAGGAACAGGAAGTCCAGAAGTAGACAACTCCATAGTAGGAGCAGAAGTAGATATAGGAGCAGGTCCAGGCATGGGAGGAGCAGACAGGAAAGCAGCAGAGGTTCCAGTTTGAGAAGGTCCTGTTCCAGAAATAAAGAAAACTGCAGGCAAGAAATATCTGATGAGAAGCTATCAAGGTCTTTGTCAAAAGGCAGCGTTTATCATATGAAGTCATCACATTGCAACAGAGATCTTCATGAGGTACAAAGAGGTTCAGGAAAGCACCAAGGAATAATAAAAAATGAAGGCACATTGCAGAATTACAGCCCCATCTCCCCGGgtttatttcatagaaacatgaaCATCGGTTGTTCCATTCCCCCATTGAAGAAACTCATTCAAGATAAAAAGGAATCCTGTATAGCAAAGCACATTTTGGAAAATGGCCAATGTGAGGACAATGATGGGAAAACAGTTACCACTGAATCAGCTTCAAGTACAATGGGCCTGAAGTTGAAGGATTCTCCACAAGGCTACTTTGATCCCCAGCTTCCTATCTCTATGGATAACGTGACTTTATGGTCCTTAATTGGGAAGTTAACTGCGACAAAAAAAGTAGGTGCAAAGAAAGATGATATCAGCAAAGGGGCTGAGCCTGAACAGTCAGAATGGAGTGGGAATGAATCACAATCCACTGGCTCCCATGAAGAGAGCCTTCAGTGCAAAGAGGTGAATGAGACTAAAATGGACATTGAACAAAGTTCATTGTGCAATCCAATAGAGGCTGCAGAGGAAGAAAAGCTTGGCCTTACGATATACCAAGTACAGGCTGCCAAAGAAAGTGTTACTCCAGATCCCGAAGAAATGTCCAATGTTGTTTCTTCCACTGCAGATGTTTTTACAGATGGCTCAACAGCAGACAAAGAGAAGAATCCCAGAATGACATTTTACGATTCTAGCGATATAAGTTCAGTTCCGTTGGGAGAGATTATGTTTGATTATTACGGCACCAACTCACAGAGTGTTGACGAAATGGACCCTCAATTCAAGGAGTGTTCTAAATCAATCTCACCCCCTCTGGCAAGTCAACCTATAATCTTCTTACCTGAGGAAGTGGAAAAATACAGCAAGTTGCAGTTGCAGGCACAGCAACATATCCAGCAGCAGCTCCTCGCCAAACAAGTCAAGACTTTCCCTCCATCTGCCGCAGCAGTTACTTTCACTCCAGTGCCAGCATTTCAACCCGTTTCCCTTCACCAGCCTTCTACTTCCGCAGCTTCTTCAGTCACCACTGTCCACCACACTCTGCTCCAGCACCATGCTGCAGCCTCACTCACAGCGGCCCTTCACCCTAGCGCCCACCACCAAGCAATGGCACAGCTTCACCACATCATCCAGCCGCATGTTGCACCCTTCTCTTTCTCCCCCATCGCTCAGGCCATTTTTCCTGCTCACCCCGCCGCCTTCCTGGCCACCCATCCGCTGCACTTCATCCCAGCTGCAACCATCCACCCGGCCCACTTGGCACTTCACCCGCTGCCCCACACAGCGCTCTGCCCAACACTCTTTGCCCCACACCCAGCCTCAGCAGCGGCTGCTGCCTCGGCcatccatctccacccttttctgcatCCCTTGTTCCCAGGGCACGACCTGCAACATCGCCCTGGTCCAAGCACTTGA
- the znf804b gene encoding G patch domain-containing protein 8 isoform X1 gives MACYYLVISSTHLSNGHFRSIKGVFRGPLCKNGSETLDAGKEKAIAKALEDLKANFYCELCDKQYHKHQEFDNHINSYDHAHKQRLKELKQREFARNVASRSRKDEKKQEKALKRLHQLAELRKQSECAPGSGPMFRPATVAIGHHLKEAAGGSSAKGRENGRKGNTRNSFIREEVLRRTQGNSVQCPPCGNQCIHGDSPSQIQGRLGLKPLSLFTKQNSPCIPIQKGSVSFSFYKKAPLKLESSASVFNDTLEEKQYEQEPQSHKVKATAEAEISEGGAGIDNTADTENNDRTKQSQIFSGTGTNPFARVKKLKALMLKENKDEAEKEYYCYSPTHCKRKTNVPFLFLMKSLKKADLDKVVAHSDNIGESQIDGSDVKCSIAPEIGNEKVGIADAKKTVAAHFNSPAQQQTNTQEEGNTLDQSVCRMKGEEPSELNEKLTESILPEKGKLSRVEPLVRSHLKTEPFLPVLSRDESTRLQWPSELLLFTQTEPSLSYSCNPLYFDFKLSRNKNRESGTTEWEDNKDCQQNTAITIEEDNGSGTTTGRTRSLEKEQGPNMGKSAGSHKSKKRKNHNRSSKKSKQKSDSGHVRKKKKKHNGRKITEPEPKDIEESLKEGNNSKLILKRSSEAVCSSAGEELEQVSSSVINKQSVPPLHLINKKLEAPSGGPLNISQGSCEDQKAHKSRHDSLNSNDSDSAEEHHNNCHKSFPHCSFEDDSRSNRTACRKSRSYSSSQRSSFRSSSDTSSDHSRTSHRSRHYSDRSSDYSTRSRSQYCSKRHRRSHYQCHSRHKKKKHSHSSNSSLSSDDDHYHRKRDGSQSRNRGSALTRTQMSTTGRLHSRNRKSRSRQLHSRSRSRYRSRSRHGRSRQESSRGSSLRRSCSRNKENCRQEISDEKLSRSLSKGSVYHMKSSHCNRDLHEVQRGSGKHQGIIKNEGTLQNYSPISPGLFHRNMNIGCSIPPLKKLIQDKKESCIAKHILENGQCEDNDGKTVTTESASSTMGLKLKDSPQGYFDPQLPISMDNVTLWSLIGKLTATKKVGAKKDDISKGAEPEQSEWSGNESQSTGSHEESLQCKEVNETKMDIEQSSLCNPIEAAEEEKLGLTIYQVQAAKESVTPDPEEMSNVVSSTADVFTDGSTADKEKNPRMTFYDSSDISSVPLGEIMFDYYGTNSQSVDEMDPQFKECSKSISPPLASQPIIFLPEEVEKYSKLQLQAQQHIQQQLLAKQVKTFPPSAAAVTFTPVPAFQPVSLHQPSTSAASSVTTVHHTLLQHHAAASLTAALHPSAHHQAMAQLHHIIQPHVAPFSFSPIAQAIFPAHPAAFLATHPLHFIPAATIHPAHLALHPLPHTALCPTLFAPHPASAAAAASAIHLHPFLHPLFPGHDLQHRPGPST, from the exons AGGCTGAAAGAACTAAAGCAAAGAGAATTTGCTCGCAATGTAGCTTCGAGATCAAGGAAAGATGAAAAGAAACAGGAAAAGGCGCTCAAACGTCTTCACCAGCTTGCAGAGCTGCGGAAACAGTCGGAATG tgcTCCAGGAAGTGGCCCCATGTTCAGGCCAGCGACAGTAGCTATTGGCCATCATCTGAaagaagctgctggaggatccaGTGCCAAAGGTAGAGAAAACGGAAGAAAGGGCAACACTCGAAACTCCTTCATAAGAGAAGAGGTACTGAGAAGAACTCAGGGAAATAGTGTGCAATGTCCTCCATGTGGTAATCAGTGCATCCATGGTGACTCTCCGTCACAGATACAAGGGCGGTTAGGCTTAAAGCCCCTTAGTCTCTTCACAAAGCAAAACAGCCCTTGCATCCCCATTCAGAAGGGGAGCGTCTCCTTTTCATTTTACAAAAAAGCTCCACTGAAGTTGGAGTCATCTGCTTCAGTTTTCAATGACACCCTTGAAGAGAAGCAATATGAGCAAGAACCACAGAGCCATAAAGTGAAAGCTACAGCTGAAGCAGAGATCTcagagggaggggcggggataGATAACACTGCAGACACTGAAAATAATGACCGAACCAAACAGTCCCAGATTTTCAGTGGCACTGGGACCAATCCATTCGCAAGGGTTAAGAAGCTGAAGGCTCTTATGTTAAAGGAAAACAAGGACGAAGCTGAGAAGGAGTATTATTGCTATAGTCCTACACATTGCAAACGCAAGACCAATGTACCCTTCTTGTTTCTTATGAAATCACTGAAGAAGGCAGACTTGGACAAAGTGGTAGCTCATAGTGATAACATTGGTGAGTCTCAGATTGATGGCTCCGATGTGAAATGTTCCATTGCCCCAGAAATTGGGAATGAAAAGGTCGGGATTGCAGATGCCAAGAAAACGGTTGCAGCGCATTTTAATTCTCCTGCTCAGCAGCAGACAAACACACAAGAGGAAGGGAACACACTGGATCAGTCTGTTTGCAGGATGAAAGGCGAGGAGCCATCAGAGTTGAATGAAAAACTGACTGAGTCCATATTGCCTGAGAAAGGAAAGTTAAGCAGGGTGGAGCCACTAGTCAGGTCGCATCTCAAGACTGAACCTTTTCTTCCAGTACTAAGTAGAGATGAATCAACGCGACTTCAATGGCCATCCGAGCTTTTACTCTTTACACAGACAGAACCATCTCTATCATACAGCTGCAACCCTTTgtattttgattttaaattatcaagaaataaaaacagagagagTGGTACCACAGAGTGGGAAGACAATAAGGACTGTCAACAAAATACAGCCATTACCATTGAAGAAGATAATGGGTCAGGCACAACTACGGGACGAACTAGAAGTCTGGAAAAAGAGCAAGGTCCAAACATGGGGAAATCAGCAGGATCACACAAATCAAAGAAAAGAAAGAATCACAACCGATCCAGCAAAAAATCAAAGCAGAAATCAGACTCTGGCCATGTgaggaagaaaaagaaaaaacatAATGGGAGAAAAATCACCGAGCCAGAACCAAAGGATATTGAAGAAAGTTTGAAAGAAGGAAATAATTCAAAATTGATCCTAAAACGATCTTCAGAGGCTGTGTGCAGCAGTGCTGGTGAAGAACTGGAACAAGTCAGCAGCAGTGTTATCAATAAGCAATCTGTTCCTCCTCTCCATTTAATCAACAAAAAGCTGGAAGCACCAAGTGGTGGTCCTTTGAATATTTCCCAAGGATCATGTGAAGATCAAAAAGCACACAAATCCAGACATGACAGCCTAAACTCCAATGACAGTGATAGCGCTGAGGAACACCACAATAATTGCCATAAATCATTTCCTCACTGTAGTTTTGAAGATGATTCACGAAGTAATAGAACTGCTTGTCGAAAATCCAGAAGCTATTCATCTTCACAACGTTCATCGTTTAGGTCATCCTCTGACACTTCAAGTGACCACAGTAGAACTAGTCACAGAAGCAGGCATTATTCTGATAGATCCAGTGATTACAGCACCAGAAGCCGGTCTCAGTACTGTTCAAAAAGACATCGTAGGTCACATTACCAGTGTCATTCCAGACATAAAAAGAAAAAGCACAGCCATTCATCAAATTCTTCATTATCTTCCGATGATGATCATTACCATAGGAAAAGAGATGGCAGTCAGAGCAGAAATCGAGGCAGCGCCCTAACTCGGACCCAGATGAGCACAACAGGCCGATTGCACAGCAGGAACAGGAAGTCCAGAAGTAGACAACTCCATAGTAGGAGCAGAAGTAGATATAGGAGCAGGTCCAGGCATGGGAGGAGCAGACAGGAAAGCAGCAGAGGTTCCAGTTTGAGAAGGTCCTGTTCCAGAAATAAAGAAAACTGCAGGCAAGAAATATCTGATGAGAAGCTATCAAGGTCTTTGTCAAAAGGCAGCGTTTATCATATGAAGTCATCACATTGCAACAGAGATCTTCATGAGGTACAAAGAGGTTCAGGAAAGCACCAAGGAATAATAAAAAATGAAGGCACATTGCAGAATTACAGCCCCATCTCCCCGGgtttatttcatagaaacatgaaCATCGGTTGTTCCATTCCCCCATTGAAGAAACTCATTCAAGATAAAAAGGAATCCTGTATAGCAAAGCACATTTTGGAAAATGGCCAATGTGAGGACAATGATGGGAAAACAGTTACCACTGAATCAGCTTCAAGTACAATGGGCCTGAAGTTGAAGGATTCTCCACAAGGCTACTTTGATCCCCAGCTTCCTATCTCTATGGATAACGTGACTTTATGGTCCTTAATTGGGAAGTTAACTGCGACAAAAAAAGTAGGTGCAAAGAAAGATGATATCAGCAAAGGGGCTGAGCCTGAACAGTCAGAATGGAGTGGGAATGAATCACAATCCACTGGCTCCCATGAAGAGAGCCTTCAGTGCAAAGAGGTGAATGAGACTAAAATGGACATTGAACAAAGTTCATTGTGCAATCCAATAGAGGCTGCAGAGGAAGAAAAGCTTGGCCTTACGATATACCAAGTACAGGCTGCCAAAGAAAGTGTTACTCCAGATCCCGAAGAAATGTCCAATGTTGTTTCTTCCACTGCAGATGTTTTTACAGATGGCTCAACAGCAGACAAAGAGAAGAATCCCAGAATGACATTTTACGATTCTAGCGATATAAGTTCAGTTCCGTTGGGAGAGATTATGTTTGATTATTACGGCACCAACTCACAGAGTGTTGACGAAATGGACCCTCAATTCAAGGAGTGTTCTAAATCAATCTCACCCCCTCTGGCAAGTCAACCTATAATCTTCTTACCTGAGGAAGTGGAAAAATACAGCAAGTTGCAGTTGCAGGCACAGCAACATATCCAGCAGCAGCTCCTCGCCAAACAAGTCAAGACTTTCCCTCCATCTGCCGCAGCAGTTACTTTCACTCCAGTGCCAGCATTTCAACCCGTTTCCCTTCACCAGCCTTCTACTTCCGCAGCTTCTTCAGTCACCACTGTCCACCACACTCTGCTCCAGCACCATGCTGCAGCCTCACTCACAGCGGCCCTTCACCCTAGCGCCCACCACCAAGCAATGGCACAGCTTCACCACATCATCCAGCCGCATGTTGCACCCTTCTCTTTCTCCCCCATCGCTCAGGCCATTTTTCCTGCTCACCCCGCCGCCTTCCTGGCCACCCATCCGCTGCACTTCATCCCAGCTGCAACCATCCACCCGGCCCACTTGGCACTTCACCCGCTGCCCCACACAGCGCTCTGCCCAACACTCTTTGCCCCACACCCAGCCTCAGCAGCGGCTGCTGCCTCGGCcatccatctccacccttttctgcatCCCTTGTTCCCAGGGCACGACCTGCAACATCGCCCTGGTCCAAGCACTTGA